The sequence below is a genomic window from Lycium ferocissimum isolate CSIRO_LF1 chromosome 9, AGI_CSIRO_Lferr_CH_V1, whole genome shotgun sequence.
ATTTTATCAATCCAAATCTCCACACATATTGCTGGCTATTTGCACCTATCAATCAATCAACAAACTTAGCCTCAATCCTAAACTATTTGGTGTCTGCTATATAAATCCTCTACGTACCCCGAAGGGTGGTCAGTTGGGTGAAGATactttttgtacatatatattaaattttgaacacccttagCGAAATTCCTGGTTCTGCCACTGTTTAAATATTCGGGCCCATTCTATTCTTCCCATTTGCAActaataaacataaaaatcaaaacataagcaaaaaataaaaaaaggtccctcgcccaccccaccccattgaaaccccccccccccccaaaaaaaatccaGGATGATGTGGAAATACTGTTACTTGTATGGGGTGCTTTCTTTTGCTAATTAACCAAGTAATAATCAGTTCAAAATTCATAAAGATTATATCCAAACAATAAAGATTGAATCTTTCTCTCAAAGGGATAATCAGAAACAAGAAATGCAGAAATTAGATTCAAAAAATACATGTGAAACTGTAAAAATCGAATACCCTTTATTAGTAAATTGATTTAACATATCAATAAATGGTAAAGATGGTACCTTTAAGAGAGATCTGAGGAATGCTCCAAACAATGGTTTCGGTTGGTGGTCGTCAAAGGTAGGGGGAGAATAATTTTGGTATAGTGGGGgtgttagatttttttttttattattttaattttttttgggggggttatTAGATGCTACTAGGAATACTGGAACTTCCGTGGTCTTCACTTCAGTTACTGCCACGTTTGATTGAGACTtccacctttttcttttttcttttttcttttgtaccCTATTTTTCACTCCTTAATGGTGTAGGAGGTTTCAAATACTCCCTTCCTCTCATTTTATCTAACCGTGTTTGATTGAACATAGAGTTAGACTATCGAATGGTTGTATGAGAGGTAAATATCGCTCAATCTTTAATTAGAGGTCTTAGGTTCAAGTCTTGAAAATGAAATCGTCCGTGGTAAGAAGTGTTTTAACTCACCCGGGAAAAAAAATGGGACTTAGTGGTGCAGATCAGTATTAGTCGAGTCCCGTATCGAACGCCGAGatgagaaacaaaagaaaaggtttaaaGTACCAAAATGATCCTTTTAAACAAGAGGTGATGAGAGTTCCACATGTCTTTTTCATTTAAATGGATAGTGGTGAAGGTCCAACAAGTATGTCATCAAGGATGAAATGATAATGTGGAAGATTAAATAGccttcaaaaaagaaaaggtgtCATTCATTTTAAACAAATTGTGATCTCTTGTTTACATGTGGGGATTTTTTCAACATAGTTAATAACTGCACAGTAGCAGTCATGGTTCATGGAGTGTGGAGTCACTAAACTTCGAACTTGTGAGTTTTAACAACATAATTTAAATTGTGATCTTTCAGTCACTACAttttacattatcatataaTGTTTTCTATAACGACAAAATAATAAGTACATGAGCACCTAAAAGAAAAGGCCAACCTGGTGCACGAAGCATCTCGAGTTCAGGCTGCAGGGTCCGGAAAATGATGTTAAAAGAATCACTAAATTTTGATAAAACTCACAAAGTTTACAATTCAAGATGATTTATGGCTGCTGGTAAAACCAACATTTTGATTGTGTTCTTCCCTAATGATTGAGCATTATTAAAACAATCACTCAAATCATCATCACAAGCAATCCATATCCAATCATTATCTTCATCCATGTAATTTATTCTAAACCTTATAATTGGTAATCGCAATCTTTTAGCCACTTCCTTGTctaaatcttctttttttgagaATGAGTACAGTTTAAACTTCATCATATCATCTCCATATGTTGCCTTCACTGTGAAACTGTTGCTACTCTCATGATCTGTATGTGTAGTTTCTGAAGTTATTGATTTGTTCTTCTTTGGAAGTATAGTTAATGGCTGGCAATCGGATTCGCCAGTCTTCTTTCGTTTTGACAATGGCCACCTTCGAATACCATACTTTCTGCATAATCGCTTCAGTGTAGACCGACTAACtgaaacaagaagaagaagaagaaattgagtTTTAACTTCTACTGTTAGGTGAGCTAAAAGATAACTATAGGTAACTGTTAAGTGGATTTAATAAGGTGAGAATAAGAAAAGCAACCTGCTATAACACGTTATACTGCATTGATACTATAAAGTTGTTTACAGACGTAGCGTACGTAAGTTAAAATCCGAAGAAATATAGCTTGGAGACGTCAACTCCCGTGGCCTCATGCAAAATAGTTTCTCAATAGACAAGTTTACTGCTTTGTACGAACCTACTTATATGAAGTCTAATggaatactttttattttttatttttttttaggttcTTAATATTTTCCTTGCTTCCAAATCTTACTATCTTTATTGGATCAAAAATCCTCAATAAAAGGTCGTGTGATGCTAGGGAAAATGTTACCTGGTGCCACCTGTGCAGCCCAGTGGCAGAAGTTTCACCAAGGGATTCGTCACTACTAtataaacaagaaaaaataatttgaccttatatatacagtgtTATTCAGCCAGCCCAATGGCATATTCGTTTTTGTACCTAAAAAAGGCTCGGACTGAAGAAAAAAATGGCAAGAAAACTTACCCTGAAGGCTTTCAGCTGCATCTGAAAGGTTTTTGTTAAAATGCTGTTTGAGATCATCATAGTTTACAGAGTCTTTAGTTCTGGCTCTGCTTTCTTTTTGCAAATGAGTAACACTGACACATTGCTTCTCCGAAATAACTTTTGAATAGGTATTTAAGACATCAGACTGAACCATTGGTTGTTGTCCATTATCCACCGAGTTCCGAACCATGCACTCAGACATAGCTGCATATGAAAATAAACTTATCATAACGGATTTAGTACCATCAAGTTAGTtgttcaaatttaaaaatcttcaTCCTACCTTCTTCCTCCATGTGATTTTCGCTGCCTTCCATTAGTTGGTTCCTTCGCTCTTCAGCGTGCAATACTTCAGGCATAAACGGACTTTCTCTAGTTtgatatatatgaaaataatcCACATTCTTATTTGAAGAAGCTTTAATAACTTGAACACTTGAATCATTTCCTAGTTCTTGACCAGAAGTAAATTTGAAATTCCGAAAATGTTGTCCTATTGTAGACAAAATTGATCCaagcaagatttttggatcTGCCTTATCAGGGGGCAGAAACAGTTCCAATATGTAGGCATTGGCATCGTCTTTATTCTTCAAACAAATAGCAAAAGTAGTAGTCAATCCACACCAGCGCGCATAATGTACCAATGTATACTCAATTATGCCAAATTCAGTTATGTTCTCGCAATAGCACAACTTGCCAGAAAAAAACGCTTTCCCAACAACACCCTGATCTTTCTGCAAGGGTTGTAGCTTGGAAATGtctcggaaacataacatatcGTCATAGTAATAGTCGTCGTAAACATGATCGTTAGCATCCATTTCCTCGTCCGCGACAAAATAAACTTCATTACTGGCAGATATTACATGCTCGGTGCAGCCAACGTACATGCCATTATGGTCCATTTCAAGATTCATACAGGGAATCCAGACTCGAATGAAAGGTAGTTTGTGTGTTTCCCACACGATTTTTAACATCCTTTTGATTTCCTCCCTTTCTCTTTGTTTCCCTGCTTGTACCTGCTTACAAAGGATCTTGTTCATATGAAAATTACTACTACTCAGAAGGAAAAGTGATCAAAAGTATGAAGTTGCAACTTACTTTTCTACCTTTATTGAGATAAATTTTAGGACATTTGAGATCTACTCCCTGCAAGGAGATCGAAATATTAGTCCAAAAGTACAAAATCGACTATATGATCTAATGCTTGTGAATTGTAAAGAGCCTTAAAAATGAGAGTTTGAAGCACCACTAACGCTCGTGTCTGCTAAGGGAACTTAAatcctatgttgctcggaccctCCAAAAATATTGTCACACCCGTGTCGAATCCTTCAAAAAATGCACAGCTTTTGGAGGATTTGAAACACACCCAACggtatttttgaagagtctgaGCAACATCTTAAATCAAACCGACATCTCCAACATGGTCAAGACTATAACCTTAATTACGTGATTTTGTCATACACTTAAATTAGCCAATTAGCTCAAAAAAATTTGCAGATACAAGGTTGATGGTGCCACTCGAACTATATTTATATGTTAAATTCGCAGCCACTAACCCAACGGAGTAGTGAGTGCAGTGATACTCATGCACTCACTAACttaagattatatatatgtgtccgTCTAAAAGCCAAAAATAAGGAGATAGGGCGAACCTCAAGCGCATTGAGTACTCGATCAACTTCATAAGTCAAGTAGCCACCTTTCCAAACTGTGACGAGCTCAATCACACCaatacaatttttttcaatagGTTCAAACACAGGCAAAGCCAAATAGGTCCGAACACCACACCGGACAGCATGATCCCTCATCGGAAACTCTTCATTCGTGTAATACCCCACATGAGTACTTGACTCAGGCAATTTTTGCTGGAAAACTCGAGCAGGTGGACCGAAAAGATGACCTTTTTCAGTTCCAGCTTGTTCACAACTTTCGCCGTTATCAACACTATATTTATAACCTTGACAGTGTTTTCTATACCAGCAGAGTCCTTTATATAGATATCTAAGACCAAAAGGTTGTCCTGAAGTTGTTAGAAAATGTCTACCTTCAATCTTTTCCAACCCCCAAAACTGTAGTAGAATTACTTGGGACGTTTCTATTCTCTGAAGTGCTGCTTTGATCTTTTGCTTTACAGCTTCAAGAAATATACTTGAATTAGGAATCACAAAATATGGTACCAAAAGCAAACCGATTTTAAGTTCTCTGACAACGCATAAATTTTTTTACTTGATCATGTTAAGTTGACGTACAACATGTAACTTTTCACGACAAGCCTAAAAAGGCAACATAGGAAAGTAAAGTGACACTCGATGTTTAACTAGGCACATagttttaagaaataaaaaacttttgaaacttgtaatctAAAACATATCATAGACATTTGTGTGGCTACAAAATTACATCAtcattaagggtgtgtttggtatgaaagaacatattttccaattttcccataTTTGGTTGGTCAAGATGTTTCTTCCCCACCCCCAACACCACTCCCCTGTTATTTCTGTAAGTGTTCAAGCAGTAGTTTACCAGAAATTTACTACAACCAGTAATTTTAACAGTAATTTACCAAAACAAGTTTTTGTTTTataaaactagaaaaaaaaaaaaaaacgttaaagacagaaattaaatgaaattgaaaatttCCGAGCCCACAAGTTTCTTGTGTGTTCTTAAGAAATCTAATGCCATTACTATTGACAAGGTTAATGGATTAATTTCTCCCAGGATAGAACGGAAAACTATTCTGCAATAGCGCCAATGCAAATCGCAGAACTTCGGCAAACTCAAAGAGCAGCAGCAAATCACACTAGACACTTAcgtttttcttttgaaaaatatgcaGAATGCAGAAGAGGGGTGAGTTTTTCAGTTCGAACTTTTTTCAGTGATTTCAGTGTTTGAAAATGAGGCGAAGCCTCTAAAAATTTATAGCAATTGAAAAGGTGCAAAGGTACCTGTTCGGGAAGAAGGTGACTGATGTGGGaaattaaataatgaaaatggaaaacaaaatttggtccaaaaagattatcaatcaatcatttGTCCAAAGCCGAGCAACGACAACGGCACGAGAAGAGATcctcttcttaaccctttatGAGCTAGAAGATGTGCTTCTAAATATAAGTACATATGTATCATTTTCCACCACCAATGTGGTAGAATGCTCACTGaatccaaaatttcacttcccTCCAATTTTGTTTCCCTCCGTTTTCCAATTCACACTTCATCTTTAAAGCTCACTACTTGGTGAATTTAATAAATCCCAACATCCCCTACCCCCTCCGCAAACTTCCAGCTCTACACCCATAGTGTTTACTTAAATTATATATGAATGCTCTTCGAGCAGTATTTTAGTAATTTATGCTTACTTATCAAACATCAGACTACTTATTTTCCTGAAAAACATTTGCCAAACACATCCTACGTTCTATGCACTAACAGTATATTATAACACTTTTCACGACAAGCTTAATAAGGTAACCTAGAAAATAAAGTAATAACCTGCTATAGCCAGTTAAATTTTACTACTAAAGTAAAATTTCTTTACACTATCAGCGTATATGTAACTTAAAATCCgaagcaaaagaaaaggaattaaaGACCAGTGAGTTGGAACTACTTACATGTTTCTGTAAGATTGTTTGGACAATTAGATTCAGCTTCGTTGTTGCTCCAGAAAACCATTAAATGGAAATTAGAACGTTCTTCAGAGCAGTATAATGGTGATCCTATGTAATTCATGAACTCAGATGATGTatatacttcataaacatcatcgtTGATCACAGGCAATTGATTATCCTCAATCTGTTCCATCGTATTTGCAAAGTGATCAAAAGAAATATTGTTAATCATAGTATCATTTATCCAagtctttttctctttttgatcGGTCCATAAAGGACATTGACTCTATATATACGTAATAACAAGTCAATGAGTTTAAAATCCTAACTTGCCCTTGGTAAGTAACTCAATTTAGCTTGCCATATTTGACTTACTCCTTATATATGTGGAAGGGACGTATTCCAGATTTTAATAGTGGTTTTGAGTTTTCAACACGTATCAACTAAATATCCAACTCATATTCTCAGTTGATTTTACATCGAAGTTGTCAAATCCTATATTTGAATCgtcaactttttttattttatgttgtcTGAGTTTTCAACACGTATCAACTAAATATCCAACTCATATTCTCAGTTGATTTGACATCGAAGTTGTCAAATCCTATAGTTTGAATCGTCAACTTTTTTTATTCTATGTTGTCTTTAGGCACTAAAACTGGATCTTTTCAATGACACATCACCTCACTTTGTTCCTACTGTACTTCAAGGTTCCAAACaaataaccagaaaatcatgCTCCACTCTTAAATCAATTGAGATGGGCTATAGGAATCTGTTGTATCCATattaatattcaaaatagaACAATATAATGAATACTGAATAAAAAGGAGGTGGAAGTTACACCAACAAAAAGCAAACACTTATTTCCTTAGGCTTACAAGAAGAACACAATTGAAAAGACAACTTTCTACAATTACAAGAGGAGCTGCCATTACCAAAACCTACACTCCACAAAGACAAAACTCTACCACTACAAGAATGGTTTTACTAGTTTTATATATTTACGACCTAAATTCTAATCATTCACCTGAGCTCTCACAAGAGCTCCCAAGGTTGGGCATTATATCATGAACTAACAACCTTACTACATTGCTGCCTGATGATCTTGAGACATCGACACATTCCTGCAAATCTGCATCACACGCGATCAAAACCCACTCGTGATCATCATCAAGGTACTTGATATCGAAAGTTCCCACCTCTAACTTCAGCCTCTTGGCTACTTCCTCCCTCAACTTAAATATACCAGAACTCAAACAAAGTCGGAATCTTATGATGTCTTCCCTATATGTTGCTTTTATCGTAACGGAAGTTACTTCAGGCCTGGTAGAAAACTGTGGCATCTTCTCAGCAGGAAGAGGAACCTGATGTTTAGTAATTCCGCTAGAACATGGTGGGTTTGTCCAACTGTATTCCAGGACACGTTCATCGAAGATAGCATCTCCAGCCGGACAAAGATTACTCAGATCATGTGAGCTGCCTGCATCCTCAACTAGTATTCCCCTAAATTGTTGCTGGGTGTGTTCTGGAATATAGAGCCCAGGCATTAGGAATGCAGTGGATAAATTTATTTCTCCTGTGGTCTGACGAACTGGTTCCAAAGAGCCTTCCACTTTCATGAGCGACTCCTGTGTAGGTGAATTGACCAGCTCATTCTGAGGGGAGGACTCATTTGCAGGAGAAGGACTACCTTGGCATGATCCATGGGAGGTAGGTGTCCCTGTGCTCTCTTCTCTCGAGAAGCTACCGGTTCTGGACCTATGTGACCCTTCACGCACAAAACCATTCTGCTTTGGAGAGAGCTCGCCGTTCCCAATAATCCTGCTTCCTAGCATTTGATTCGAGGGTTCAGCTTCTTCATGACTTCCTGGCG
It includes:
- the LOC132030653 gene encoding protein NLP6-like, coding for MINNISFDHFANTMEQIEDNQLPVINDDVYEVYTSSEFMNYIGSPLYCSEERSNFHLMVFWSNNEAESNCPNNLTETSVKQKIKAALQRIETSQVILLQFWGLEKIEGRHFLTTSGQPFGLRYLYKGLCWYRKHCQGYKYSVDNGESCEQAGTEKGHLFGPPARVFQQKLPESSTHVGYYTNEEFPMRDHAVRCGVRTYLALPVFEPIEKNCIGVIELVTVWKGGYLTYEVDRVLNALEGVDLKCPKIYLNKGRKVQAGKQREREEIKRMLKIVWETHKLPFIRVWIPCMNLEMDHNGMYVGCTEHVISASNEVYFVADEEMDANDHVYDDYYYDDMLCFRDISKLQPLQKDQGVVGKAFFSGKLCYCENITEFGIIEYTLVHYARWCGLTTTFAICLKNKDDANAYILELFLPPDKADPKILLGSILSTIGQHFRNFKFTSGQELGNDSSVQVIKASSNKNVDYFHIYQTRESPFMPEVLHAEERRNQLMEGSENHMEEEAMSECMVRNSVDNGQQPMVQSDVLNTYSKVISEKQCVSVTHLQKESRARTKDSVNYDDLKQHFNKNLSDAAESLQVSRSTLKRLCRKYGIRRWPLSKRKKTGESDCQPLTILPKKNKSITSETTHTDHESSNSFTVKATYGDDMMKFKLYSFSKKEDLDKEVAKRLRLPIIRFRINYMDEDNDWIWIACDDDLSDCFNNAQSLGKNTIKMLVLPAAINHLEL